One segment of Tamlana crocina DNA contains the following:
- a CDS encoding DUF4349 domain-containing protein, protein MKLLSYVLVLLFPLMCSKGPSSENTSVVHTESEVMHSVEEMATVDNDMAVPSESTAQKIIKTSFLRFETRDLDKTYLDIKNVVQANKGFIQDDNSNNAFNRITRRLVIRIPTINFQDALDAVSQNVSYFDEKRVSAKDVTEEFIDLEARLKAKKQLENRYLELLDKAKNVKEILEIERELSTIREEIEAKQGRLNYLQNQVSLSTLEIEFYKLTSEAPVAKSYGTKMWNAIKSGFNGISLFFLGILHIWPFIIILIIGIFFLRKWINKSKKS, encoded by the coding sequence ATGAAACTACTATCTTATGTTTTAGTGCTTTTGTTTCCTTTGATGTGCTCTAAAGGACCATCAAGCGAGAATACATCGGTGGTGCATACTGAATCTGAGGTAATGCACAGTGTTGAAGAAATGGCTACTGTTGATAATGATATGGCGGTTCCTTCTGAATCAACGGCTCAAAAAATCATTAAAACCTCATTTCTGCGGTTTGAAACACGAGATTTAGATAAAACCTACCTCGACATTAAAAATGTGGTTCAAGCGAACAAAGGTTTTATTCAAGATGATAATTCTAACAATGCGTTTAATAGAATTACCCGTCGGTTGGTTATAAGAATTCCCACTATAAACTTTCAGGATGCTTTAGATGCCGTTAGCCAAAACGTATCGTATTTTGATGAAAAACGTGTTTCTGCAAAAGATGTCACCGAAGAATTCATTGATTTGGAAGCCCGATTAAAGGCCAAAAAACAGTTGGAAAATCGCTATTTGGAATTATTGGACAAAGCTAAAAACGTCAAGGAAATTTTAGAAATAGAACGCGAACTTTCAACCATCAGAGAAGAAATTGAAGCCAAACAAGGCCGCTTGAATTACCTTCAAAACCAAGTATCGCTAAGCACTTTGGAAATTGAATTTTATAAACTCACTTCTGAAGCGCCGGTAGCCAAATCGTACGGCACCAAAATGTGGAATGCCATAAAATCCGGCTTCAACGGAATTTCCTTATTTTTCTTGGGAATTTTACATATTTGGCCGTTTATTATCATTCTCATCATCGGAATTTTCTTTTTAAGAAAATGGATAAATAAGAGTAAAAAATCATAA
- a CDS encoding OmpA family protein, with translation MRKLLVLILLTFNGVMAFSQKDLTHEVYFDTDKFVVPPTEENRLLLFISNISDVEIESIAIFGFCDDRGADTYNLKLSQQRADAIKAIFANNEISEDLISNVDGKGKILLKVVEEKDLLKIRGLNRKVEIIVKPKPPKPEKVEVAEVTPEKIKEKTEIDLINESAVGDKIIFKNILFKTGYATVTPGSKKTLENIAKALVERDDIYFTVQGHVCCTQFTRDAVDRKTKKRNLSEARAKYVYDYFAKKGVDKKRMRHLGMRRKFPLGGDPEFDRRVEIVITYVGNAN, from the coding sequence ATGCGTAAATTATTGGTATTGATATTATTGACTTTTAACGGTGTAATGGCCTTTTCGCAAAAAGATTTAACACACGAAGTTTATTTTGATACCGATAAATTCGTGGTACCTCCAACTGAAGAAAACCGATTGTTGTTATTCATTTCGAACATCTCGGATGTAGAAATTGAATCGATTGCTATTTTCGGTTTTTGCGATGACCGTGGCGCCGATACTTACAACTTAAAACTTTCGCAACAACGTGCTGACGCCATAAAAGCCATCTTTGCCAATAACGAGATTAGTGAAGACCTGATTTCTAACGTTGATGGTAAGGGTAAAATTCTTTTAAAAGTAGTTGAAGAAAAAGACCTTTTGAAAATTAGAGGGTTGAACCGAAAGGTTGAAATTATAGTGAAACCCAAACCACCAAAACCCGAAAAAGTAGAGGTGGCCGAAGTAACGCCTGAAAAAATCAAGGAAAAAACCGAAATAGATTTAATAAATGAAAGCGCTGTGGGCGATAAAATCATTTTTAAGAATATTTTGTTCAAAACGGGCTATGCCACAGTAACACCAGGTTCTAAAAAGACTTTAGAAAATATTGCCAAAGCTTTGGTAGAGCGCGACGATATTTATTTTACCGTTCAAGGGCATGTGTGCTGTACCCAATTTACGCGTGATGCCGTTGATAGAAAAACAAAAAAACGTAACCTATCGGAAGCACGGGCCAAGTATGTTTACGATTATTTTGCCAAAAAAGGCGTGGATAAAAAACGTATGCGGCATTTAGGCATGCGACGTAAGTTTCCTTTGGGAGGCGACCCAGAGTTTGATAGGCGCGTAGAAATTGTGATTACTTACGTTGGCAATGCTAATTAA
- a CDS encoding geranylgeranyl reductase family protein, with the protein MIHIRQNIAVDCDVLIVGGGPAGSSLAYHLSKANIKTVVIEAERFPRDKVCGDGVSPIALKELHDMGITETDTFKKANTIEKVGLFMENDQTFIELEKPDELPFHARIIPRIELDFMIYNAAKSAGATFIEGARVTDFKVTNLKVSTTYKVGASEQQITSKLIVGADGSRSIVARQLRGNSPDPAYQLLGLRSYYKNVNGPRNRVDVYFNKENFPGIYWLFPKGEHDANVGMAMVFKTCPKQVSEVRKCFSNFIDTNADLKKRLGNGTATEKVQGWPITFYDPKNPVVSNRAMLVGEAAGLINPLSGDGIQYAVLSARWASETIKECSKINDFSVEALIPYQKTIENELEYDFSLSNLLVQFGKNKSLEPIWMSFLKILIGRCKEDQKFAGTVAGIFEGTYPSYKALDAEFILKIIMQAGYDTNSYLLKNIEHPSQFLKDGTQLAKTTTDILKALAKDPKAHLGWLANVAGKTFTVAKHTVKR; encoded by the coding sequence ATGATTCATATTAGGCAAAACATAGCGGTAGATTGCGATGTGCTTATTGTTGGCGGCGGCCCTGCGGGGAGTTCGCTGGCTTATCATCTTTCAAAAGCGAACATAAAAACGGTGGTTATCGAAGCCGAACGTTTCCCAAGGGACAAGGTTTGCGGCGATGGTGTGAGTCCCATTGCGCTTAAGGAACTCCACGATATGGGCATTACCGAAACCGATACTTTTAAAAAGGCTAATACCATTGAAAAAGTGGGACTGTTTATGGAAAATGATCAAACCTTTATCGAATTGGAAAAGCCCGATGAATTGCCTTTTCATGCACGGATTATACCGAGAATTGAACTGGATTTTATGATTTACAATGCAGCAAAATCGGCCGGAGCGACTTTTATTGAAGGGGCTCGGGTTACGGATTTTAAGGTTACCAATCTGAAAGTAAGCACTACATACAAAGTTGGCGCTTCGGAACAGCAAATTACCTCAAAACTTATTGTTGGTGCCGATGGTAGCAGGTCGATAGTGGCAAGACAATTACGTGGCAACTCCCCCGACCCGGCTTATCAACTGCTGGGGCTTCGTTCGTATTATAAAAATGTAAATGGTCCAAGAAACCGTGTGGATGTGTATTTCAACAAAGAGAATTTCCCTGGGATTTATTGGCTTTTTCCGAAAGGGGAACACGATGCCAATGTGGGTATGGCGATGGTATTTAAAACGTGCCCGAAACAAGTTTCGGAGGTTCGAAAATGCTTTTCAAATTTTATTGACACCAACGCCGATTTAAAAAAACGACTGGGTAACGGTACGGCAACGGAAAAAGTTCAAGGTTGGCCCATAACATTTTATGACCCAAAAAATCCAGTGGTTTCAAACCGAGCTATGTTGGTGGGCGAGGCTGCAGGACTAATCAATCCACTTAGCGGTGATGGTATACAATATGCAGTTTTGAGTGCGCGGTGGGCTTCCGAAACCATAAAGGAATGTTCAAAAATCAACGATTTTAGTGTTGAAGCGTTAATACCTTATCAAAAAACCATCGAAAACGAATTGGAATACGATTTTTCACTTTCAAATTTGCTTGTTCAATTTGGAAAAAATAAAAGTTTGGAACCCATTTGGATGTCATTCTTAAAAATATTGATTGGCCGTTGTAAGGAAGACCAAAAATTTGCAGGCACCGTTGCTGGAATTTTTGAGGGTACCTACCCTTCCTACAAAGCTTTGGATGCCGAATTTATTTTGAAAATAATTATGCAAGCGGGCTATGATACCAATTCATACCTATTGAAAAATATAGAACATCCCTCTCAATTTTTAAAGGATGGTACGCAATTGGCTAAAACTACTACTGATATTTTAAAAGCCCTCGCCAAAGACCCCAAGGCCCATTTGGGTTGGCTGGCCAACGTAGCTGGAAAAACGTTTACTGTGGCTAAGCATACCGTGAAAAGATAA
- a CDS encoding T9SS type B sorting domain-containing protein has protein sequence MISFKSFCQNTAIPDPNFEQALIDLGYDSPPINGQIPTANISIITDLDLVSKNILDLTGIEDFIALTNLDCSDNALTLLDVSQNSNITELYCSDNLLTAINIENTPNLQRLWCFNNQLTNLDITQNSELISLRSENNLLTDLDVTNNTKLNVLVCEGNQISTLNVSNNTGLSRLQCGNNFIANLNIENNINLTYLSCDQNRISNLNLQNNIRLGVLICYENSISVLDLSNNTNLTDLNCSNNLLCNLNLKNSNNSNMNSVYFSGNQDLNCVIVDNLNDDRTDWMPDTFNNYAQNINDCNGFVPVDELDDVIGTGYTLPNLVNGSYFTGQNGTGTTLNAGDIISTSQTIYIYDETACFSNESSFFVLITENEYYIPKYFTPNGDGFHDVWKVIDNTNLINNITIYDRYGKLLKFLPSNANGWDGTYNGKLLPTDSYWYVIVLNNRNVLKGHFALKR, from the coding sequence TTGATAAGCTTTAAAAGTTTTTGTCAAAATACCGCTATTCCAGATCCTAATTTTGAGCAGGCATTGATTGATTTGGGTTACGACTCCCCTCCTATTAACGGACAAATTCCAACGGCAAATATTAGTATAATAACCGATTTGGACCTCGTTTCAAAAAACATTTTAGACCTCACCGGAATCGAAGATTTTATTGCTTTAACCAATCTCGATTGCTCCGATAATGCATTGACGCTTTTGGATGTTAGCCAAAACTCAAATATCACCGAATTATATTGTAGCGATAATTTGTTAACAGCCATTAATATTGAAAACACGCCTAATTTGCAACGGTTATGGTGTTTCAACAATCAGTTGACCAATCTTGATATTACCCAAAATAGTGAGCTGATTTCGTTACGCAGTGAAAACAACCTTTTAACTGATTTGGATGTTACAAACAATACAAAATTGAATGTTTTGGTCTGCGAAGGAAATCAAATTTCGACTCTAAATGTTTCAAACAATACGGGTTTAAGCCGATTGCAATGTGGCAACAATTTCATTGCAAATTTGAATATTGAAAACAATATAAACCTCACTTATTTAAGTTGCGACCAAAACCGAATTTCAAACTTAAACCTTCAAAATAATATACGATTGGGCGTTTTAATATGTTATGAAAATAGTATTTCGGTATTAGACCTTTCAAACAACACCAACCTCACCGATTTGAATTGCAGTAACAACCTGCTTTGCAATTTAAACCTAAAAAATAGTAATAACAGTAATATGAATTCGGTTTATTTCAGTGGAAATCAAGATTTGAACTGCGTGATTGTTGATAACCTAAATGACGACCGTACAGATTGGATGCCCGATACGTTCAACAATTATGCACAAAATATTAACGACTGTAACGGTTTTGTTCCTGTTGATGAGTTGGATGATGTTATTGGCACCGGTTACACCCTTCCAAATTTGGTTAACGGGAGTTATTTTACGGGCCAAAATGGTACTGGAACTACTTTAAATGCTGGCGATATTATTTCCACTTCACAAACCATTTATATTTATGACGAGACGGCTTGCTTCAGCAATGAATCCAGTTTTTTTGTTTTAATTACTGAAAATGAATACTACATCCCAAAATATTTTACCCCCAACGGCGATGGTTTTCACGATGTTTGGAAAGTGATTGACAACACCAATCTTATCAACAATATTACGATTTACGACCGCTACGGAAAATTATTGAAATTTTTGCCCTCGAACGCTAATGGTTGGGACGGCACTTACAACGGGAAATTACTGCCTACCGATAGCTATTGGTATGTTATTGTTTTAAATAATAGAAATGTTTTAAAAGGGCATTTTGCTTTGAAGCGGTAA
- a CDS encoding GNAT family N-acetyltransferase encodes MLTTIVKSFEQLTKQELYKLLQLRNQVFVLEQHCIYLDLDGKDQKALHVLGYKNEELIAYTRIFKPGNYLKEASIGRVLVVKNERKHHYGNKIMEASIKAIKEYFETSVIQISAQCYLRKFYGDLGFSEFGEEYLEDDIPHIGMIGTF; translated from the coding sequence ATGTTAACAACCATAGTAAAATCATTCGAACAACTCACAAAACAAGAACTGTATAAATTACTGCAACTCCGCAATCAGGTTTTTGTGTTGGAACAGCATTGTATTTACCTCGATTTAGACGGAAAGGACCAAAAGGCACTGCATGTTTTGGGTTATAAAAATGAAGAATTAATTGCTTATACCAGAATTTTTAAACCTGGTAATTATTTAAAGGAAGCCAGTATTGGTAGGGTATTGGTGGTAAAAAATGAAAGAAAGCACCATTATGGAAATAAAATTATGGAAGCTTCCATAAAGGCTATAAAAGAATATTTTGAAACGTCGGTCATTCAAATTTCTGCGCAGTGCTATTTAAGAAAATTTTATGGCGATTTAGGTTTTTCGGAGTTCGGTGAGGAGTATCTGGAAGATGATATTCCGCATATAGGCATGATAGGGACTTTCTAA
- a CDS encoding cation diffusion facilitator family transporter, translating to MGHSHSHNHVHGHNDLKGRNLLISIFLNILITTAQVVGGLVSGSLALLSDALHNFSDVLSLVVSYVANKLSKKEASFDRTFGYKRAEILAAFVNASTLIIIAILLIIEAVKRFQDPEPIKSGLVIWLSLLGIVANGLSVLLLKKDAHNNINMRSAYLHLLTDMLASIAVLIGGLLMKYYQLFWVDSVLTFLIAVYLIFVGYDLLKTSTKMIMLFTPAHINIEDVVKTVNKLPKVKKLHHVHIWNLSDNELHLEAHLDLREDLAITEFDALLEEIESVLHIQFNINHVTIQPEFNKNDDKGVIVQD from the coding sequence ATGGGGCACAGCCACTCGCATAACCACGTGCATGGGCACAACGATTTAAAAGGTCGGAATCTTTTAATTTCCATTTTTTTAAACATTTTAATAACCACCGCACAAGTGGTTGGCGGATTGGTTTCTGGAAGTTTGGCACTTTTAAGTGATGCCTTGCATAATTTTAGCGATGTACTATCATTGGTGGTGAGCTATGTGGCCAATAAATTATCTAAAAAGGAAGCCTCGTTCGATAGAACCTTTGGTTATAAACGGGCCGAAATTTTGGCCGCTTTTGTAAATGCTTCCACGTTAATAATTATTGCGATTTTATTGATTATTGAAGCCGTAAAACGTTTTCAAGATCCCGAGCCTATAAAGTCGGGGTTGGTTATTTGGCTATCGTTATTGGGGATTGTTGCCAACGGTTTAAGCGTACTGTTGTTAAAAAAAGATGCCCATAACAACATTAATATGCGTAGTGCTTATTTGCACTTGTTAACCGATATGTTGGCCAGTATTGCCGTGCTTATTGGCGGACTTTTAATGAAATACTATCAACTGTTTTGGGTGGATAGTGTCCTTACGTTTTTAATTGCCGTTTACTTAATTTTTGTGGGTTACGATTTGTTAAAAACCTCCACTAAAATGATTATGCTCTTTACACCGGCCCATATCAATATTGAAGATGTGGTGAAAACGGTTAATAAACTTCCAAAGGTAAAAAAGCTGCATCACGTGCACATTTGGAATTTAAGTGATAACGAGCTGCACTTGGAAGCGCATTTAGATTTAAGGGAAGATTTAGCCATTACCGAATTCGATGCACTTTTGGAGGAAATAGAATCCGTTTTGCATATACAATTTAACATCAACCATGTTACTATCCAGCCAGAGTTCAATAAAAATGATGATAAAGGCGTAATCGTTCAAGATTGA
- a CDS encoding polyprenyl synthetase family protein codes for MDVSEMKSKLKFYGAETLRGIHAFVPEKEPKKYLYDLVLDYPNRGGKGFRPGLCMASCGAHGGPLSQAKFSAVTLEMLHNAFLIHDDVEDESLSRRNKPTMHTTHSRAIAINVGDMMNALSLFPLWHNKTLLGEKLAQRIFLEIHHLITESAEGQALELGWRQDNRCDLSESDYLRMILKKTCWYTCIQPIRIGALIGSKGNVNPDNFNRLGYFMGAAFQIQDDVLNLVGEESAYGKEIGGDIIEGKRTLMLIHLLSECSKNEKSLIQNYLGTPVLERTMTDAKHILELMHKYESIIHAKKTSQYLAGAALKEFYTHFSHLKDSEDKAFLETIILYMINRDY; via the coding sequence ATGGATGTTTCGGAAATGAAATCGAAATTAAAATTCTACGGTGCTGAAACCCTCCGTGGCATCCATGCGTTTGTACCCGAAAAAGAGCCCAAAAAATATTTGTACGATTTGGTTTTGGATTATCCCAACCGTGGCGGAAAAGGCTTCCGGCCGGGGTTGTGCATGGCCAGTTGTGGTGCACATGGCGGACCATTAAGTCAGGCTAAATTTAGCGCCGTTACCCTCGAAATGCTTCACAATGCCTTCCTAATCCACGACGATGTGGAAGACGAAAGCCTCTCGCGCCGCAACAAACCCACGATGCACACCACCCACAGCAGGGCCATAGCGATAAACGTAGGCGATATGATGAATGCCTTGAGCCTTTTTCCGCTTTGGCACAACAAAACCCTTTTGGGTGAAAAATTGGCGCAACGCATTTTTTTGGAAATCCATCATCTTATTACCGAATCGGCCGAAGGACAAGCCCTCGAATTGGGTTGGCGACAGGATAACCGCTGCGACCTTTCGGAAAGCGATTATCTGCGCATGATTCTTAAAAAAACCTGTTGGTACACTTGCATTCAGCCCATACGCATCGGTGCGCTTATTGGGAGCAAAGGCAACGTGAACCCCGATAATTTTAATCGATTGGGTTATTTTATGGGTGCTGCTTTTCAGATTCAGGACGATGTTCTCAATTTAGTGGGAGAAGAGAGTGCCTACGGAAAAGAAATAGGTGGCGATATTATTGAAGGCAAGCGCACATTGATGCTCATTCATCTGCTTTCAGAATGTTCAAAAAACGAAAAATCGTTGATACAAAACTATTTGGGCACACCCGTTTTGGAAAGAACCATGACCGATGCCAAACACATTTTGGAGCTGATGCATAAATACGAATCCATCATCCATGCCAAAAAAACAAGTCAATATTTGGCCGGCGCAGCTTTAAAAGAATTTTACACCCATTTTTCACATTTGAAGGATTCTGAAGATAAAGCCTTTCTGGAAACCATCATTTTGTACATGATAAACAGAGATTATTGA
- the rpiB gene encoding ribose 5-phosphate isomerase B, which produces MKISIGNDHAGTEYKQAVVKHLEAKGYTIINHGTDANDSVDYADFVHPVAKDVENQKAELGILICGSANGVAMTANKHQKIRAGLAWNKEIVHLIRSHNNANILCIPARFTAVQQAIEMVDVFLNTDFEGGRHQNRIDKIPVSC; this is translated from the coding sequence ATGAAAATTTCAATAGGGAACGACCACGCCGGAACCGAGTATAAACAAGCCGTTGTTAAACACCTTGAAGCTAAAGGATATACCATTATTAACCACGGTACCGATGCTAATGATAGTGTGGATTATGCCGATTTTGTACATCCGGTAGCCAAGGATGTTGAAAACCAAAAAGCAGAGTTGGGCATCCTTATATGCGGCAGTGCAAACGGTGTGGCCATGACGGCAAATAAACACCAAAAAATTAGAGCAGGACTGGCCTGGAACAAAGAAATTGTTCATCTTATACGTAGCCACAACAATGCTAATATTTTGTGTATTCCGGCACGTTTTACAGCGGTTCAACAAGCTATTGAAATGGTCGATGTGTTTTTAAACACCGATTTTGAAGGTGGCCGCCACCAAAACCGAATCGATAAAATTCCTGTTTCTTGCTAA
- the rnpA gene encoding ribonuclease P protein component — translation MKFTYGKKEKLKSKKLIDQLFTEGKSVSAFPLRLVYLGTTFDDDVMAKTGVSVSKRNFKTAVARNRIKRFLREAYRLNKGQYFNNLTTPHAFMILYIGKEKPSFDQVEKRMNQLFTKFLNKISEESQ, via the coding sequence TTGAAATTCACCTACGGCAAAAAAGAAAAGCTAAAAAGCAAAAAACTAATAGACCAACTGTTTACCGAGGGTAAATCGGTATCGGCATTTCCCTTGCGATTGGTCTATTTGGGCACTACTTTTGATGATGATGTTATGGCTAAAACCGGTGTTTCGGTAAGTAAGCGAAACTTTAAAACTGCTGTGGCTAGAAATCGCATAAAACGTTTCCTTCGAGAAGCTTACAGACTAAATAAAGGCCAGTATTTTAACAATTTAACAACGCCTCACGCGTTTATGATTTTGTACATTGGCAAAGAAAAACCCTCTTTTGATCAAGTTGAAAAACGAATGAACCAGTTGTTTACTAAATTTTTAAACAAAATTTCGGAGGAAAGCCAGTAA
- a CDS encoding S41 family peptidase, which yields MKLILKKRIIIPILAGVVFFSTTAFKNDFFEIAKQIEIFTTLFKELNMNYVDDTNPADLMDTAIKSMLEDLDPYTNFMNEQDVEAARINNTGDYTGIGAKIQTLKDKLIVVEPYKDYPADKAGLKAGDEIIKVGNTVVANYKESAGDLLKGTSGSSVEVTFKRQGKTQTATINRAEVEIKAVPYFSMINDKTGYIVLSRFSQKAFEETNYALRDLKAQGAKKMILDLRGNPGGLVNEAINIVNLFVPKGQLVVTTKSKVKKYNRTYLTQRDPIDTEMPLVILIDEKSASASEIVSGALQDLDRAVIVGSRSFGKGLVQRPKELTYGTQVKITISRYYTPSGRCIQALDYWNRNEKGEAVKIDQKNYHEFKTKNGRKVFDGGGVYPDVPMGTYKTSPITTAIVNNNLIFDFATNYYYNHNIENIDGFNLNNQDFSEFKSFLKSNNFSFETDTEKALKKAFETAKKEELNDDIENNYNALISNLEQSKKSVIDENKDFLLKLLTEEIVKRYVYREGLYEYYKTHNPEIKKATDILGNLSTYNGYLRL from the coding sequence ATGAAACTCATATTAAAGAAAAGAATCATAATCCCTATTCTGGCTGGAGTTGTTTTTTTCAGCACTACCGCTTTTAAAAATGATTTTTTTGAAATCGCGAAACAGATTGAAATTTTCACCACGCTGTTTAAGGAACTCAACATGAATTATGTTGATGATACCAATCCGGCCGATTTAATGGACACTGCCATAAAAAGTATGTTGGAAGACCTGGATCCGTACACCAATTTTATGAACGAGCAGGATGTTGAAGCGGCAAGAATTAACAACACCGGCGATTATACGGGTATTGGGGCTAAAATTCAGACTTTAAAAGATAAATTGATTGTGGTTGAGCCTTACAAAGATTATCCTGCCGACAAAGCGGGCTTAAAGGCTGGAGACGAAATTATAAAGGTGGGCAACACCGTTGTGGCCAATTATAAAGAAAGTGCTGGCGATTTACTAAAAGGTACGTCAGGTTCTTCGGTTGAAGTGACTTTTAAACGCCAAGGCAAAACCCAAACGGCTACCATAAACCGCGCGGAAGTGGAGATTAAGGCCGTGCCGTATTTTTCAATGATTAATGATAAAACGGGCTATATTGTATTGAGCCGTTTTAGTCAAAAAGCCTTCGAGGAAACCAATTACGCCCTTCGCGATTTAAAGGCCCAAGGCGCCAAAAAAATGATTTTGGATTTACGCGGAAACCCCGGTGGATTAGTAAATGAAGCCATTAACATTGTTAATCTGTTTGTTCCGAAAGGGCAATTGGTGGTAACCACAAAATCGAAGGTTAAAAAGTACAACCGTACTTACCTCACCCAACGTGATCCCATTGATACCGAAATGCCTTTGGTTATTTTAATTGACGAAAAAAGCGCCTCGGCCAGCGAAATCGTCTCGGGTGCTTTACAAGATTTAGACCGTGCCGTAATCGTGGGCTCCCGCAGCTTTGGTAAAGGTTTGGTGCAACGCCCAAAAGAGCTGACTTATGGCACCCAAGTAAAAATTACCATTTCTAGATATTACACACCTTCGGGACGCTGTATTCAGGCTTTAGATTATTGGAATAGGAACGAAAAAGGCGAGGCCGTTAAAATCGACCAAAAAAATTATCACGAGTTTAAAACCAAAAACGGACGAAAGGTTTTTGATGGCGGCGGCGTGTATCCCGACGTGCCTATGGGTACTTACAAAACCTCGCCCATTACCACCGCTATTGTCAATAACAACTTGATTTTCGATTTTGCTACAAACTATTATTACAACCACAACATCGAAAATATAGATGGGTTCAATCTTAATAATCAGGATTTTTCGGAGTTTAAAAGTTTCCTAAAATCCAATAATTTTTCATTTGAAACCGATACCGAAAAAGCATTAAAAAAAGCATTCGAAACGGCTAAAAAAGAAGAATTGAACGACGATATCGAAAACAACTACAACGCTTTGATTTCAAATTTAGAGCAATCGAAAAAAAGTGTGATTGACGAAAACAAAGATTTTTTACTGAAACTGCTTACCGAAGAAATCGTAAAACGCTACGTGTACCGCGAAGGGCTTTACGAATATTACAAAACCCATAACCCCGAAATTAAAAAAGCCACAGATATTTTAGGTAACCTATCCACTTACAACGGGTATTTACGGCTATAG